From Pseudobacteroides sp., a single genomic window includes:
- a CDS encoding ArnT family glycosyltransferase: MLLKNVNKKLALALYIIFGAFLLADFVIIIKERPLGSFFSPNSNTATIQWAIFIISVFIGVGLLIYLTSKVVKKINIFGTKLSVFILMILTVIPRAIWISLVNVLPQSDFLAYHSFADLVIKGKVAGNTYISLFPHYLGYSSFLSVFYKIFGSEVIVAQILNVLICCGITVLIYIIGKRIFGNEVGIFAALIMVFWPSQIFYVVLISTEALYTFLLLLSVYLFIRILDSKSSIGITIIMFIILGMECAVTNSIRPFGIIMLAAMAIYYLVFYKQNFVILKSALLSKAACLAALFIGYTLFSSGVTGLINSAVKKDIPKFPAGFNIYVGVNYKSEGSWNIEDANTLMELIKKPGSTPQETHNELIGMAIDRVKQYSIKTDINLIYNKFKTMWVVDHDSLVYIKAGLNKSEPSRMSYEKYERLLVKVSNYYYYAMLILSAIGVACLLKRKEVSKSLLLILLALGIASAHIILEVAGRYHYPAISIFSLIASFGLVSITQIKRASL, encoded by the coding sequence ATGTTATTGAAAAATGTTAATAAAAAGCTTGCACTAGCTTTATATATTATATTCGGTGCTTTCCTGCTTGCTGATTTTGTGATAATTATTAAGGAAAGGCCACTGGGAAGCTTTTTTTCACCAAATTCAAACACTGCCACAATCCAATGGGCTATCTTTATTATTTCGGTCTTTATTGGTGTTGGACTTTTAATTTACTTAACATCAAAGGTAGTAAAGAAAATCAATATATTCGGGACAAAGCTATCTGTTTTTATTCTGATGATACTGACCGTGATTCCAAGGGCTATATGGATTAGTTTGGTCAATGTATTACCTCAATCCGATTTTTTAGCATACCACAGTTTTGCCGACTTGGTCATAAAAGGAAAAGTTGCCGGGAATACATACATATCGTTATTTCCTCACTATTTAGGATATTCCAGTTTCCTATCTGTATTCTATAAAATTTTCGGTTCAGAAGTTATAGTTGCACAAATTTTAAACGTTTTAATATGCTGCGGTATTACAGTGCTAATATATATAATAGGAAAAAGAATTTTTGGAAATGAGGTAGGGATTTTTGCAGCCCTGATAATGGTATTTTGGCCGTCTCAGATTTTTTATGTAGTTTTAATATCTACAGAGGCATTATATACATTCCTGCTGCTGCTTTCTGTTTACCTGTTCATAAGAATTCTGGATTCAAAAAGCAGCATTGGTATTACAATTATAATGTTTATTATACTTGGAATGGAATGTGCCGTAACAAATTCAATAAGACCTTTTGGGATTATTATGTTAGCTGCTATGGCGATTTATTACTTAGTTTTTTACAAACAGAATTTTGTCATATTGAAATCAGCACTTTTATCAAAAGCAGCATGTTTAGCTGCCTTGTTTATAGGTTATACATTATTTAGCTCCGGAGTAACCGGACTAATAAATTCAGCTGTAAAAAAAGATATACCTAAGTTTCCGGCCGGATTTAACATATATGTTGGAGTTAATTACAAATCTGAGGGATCATGGAATATTGAAGATGCAAATACATTGATGGAGCTGATTAAAAAGCCTGGAAGTACGCCTCAAGAAACCCATAATGAATTAATAGGTATGGCAATAGATAGAGTAAAACAGTACTCAATTAAAACCGATATAAATTTGATTTACAATAAATTTAAGACCATGTGGGTGGTTGATCACGACAGTTTGGTCTATATAAAAGCAGGGCTGAACAAAAGTGAACCTTCACGTATGAGCTATGAAAAGTATGAAAGGCTATTGGTAAAGGTGTCCAATTATTATTATTATGCAATGCTTATACTAAGTGCAATCGGGGTAGCATGTTTGTTAAAGAGAAAAGAAGTTAGCAAATCTCTTTTGCTTATCCTGTTAGCTCTAGGTATAGCATCAGCACATATAATTCTTGAAGTGGCCGGCAGATATCATTACCCTGCAATATCTATCTTTTCTTTAATAGCAAGCTTTGGGCTGGTAAGCATAACACAAATTAAAAGAGCGTCGCTATGA
- a CDS encoding methyl-accepting chemotaxis protein has translation MSFFKLKKISLEFSIPIVISVITVLVLSNLINGFISFNSQTNNLQKRTQGLIRIAEMSLIDPLWQFNTLGIEAFGNALMENNEVGSAEIFDNKGKSIFKKSKTGTPYKGSNLMPVLSSDISKDGEKIGKIELTATKFYVIQDITNSIIAALGQTLFIVLILWIIIIFTSRRIVRSIKRLGDFVNKISQGDFTSSLQIESKDELGYLGAKILEMSSNLSQLINKINETANLLTNSSVELSEATNTNYRLNKEIVSAIEQIAQGTSQQVKDVSDGASQVRELASIIESVINSANLLDKEIKITEDLEAKGLETVNDLKVKTIQNSNFSAKINEIVLDSHLGVEKISKVSETISQIAEQTNLLALNAAIEAARAGDMGKGFAVVADEVRKLAEQSSSSVNEINIIVNEIKKNSENISKMIIEINEVLKEQTVSSTDADKIFNNISNAMQNTKARVEEVFLHSKNMESKKIKIVEMIDELSAIMEETAASSQEVAASAESHSKMTEHLNTSSFQMKDTANELSQFVSKFTIKK, from the coding sequence TTGAGTTTTTTTAAGCTTAAAAAGATTTCCTTAGAGTTCTCAATTCCGATTGTTATTTCAGTTATAACAGTTTTAGTATTATCAAATTTAATAAATGGATTCATAAGTTTTAACTCTCAAACTAACAACCTACAAAAAAGAACACAAGGCCTTATAAGAATAGCAGAAATGTCATTGATTGATCCGCTATGGCAATTCAATACACTTGGCATTGAAGCTTTTGGTAATGCCTTGATGGAAAATAATGAAGTAGGAAGTGCTGAGATTTTTGATAACAAAGGCAAATCTATTTTTAAAAAATCCAAGACAGGTACTCCGTATAAAGGTTCAAATCTAATGCCTGTATTGAGCAGTGATATTTCCAAGGATGGAGAAAAGATTGGGAAAATAGAATTAACTGCAACAAAATTCTATGTGATTCAGGACATAACCAATTCGATTATAGCTGCATTGGGTCAGACATTGTTCATTGTTCTTATATTGTGGATTATTATTATATTCACATCAAGAAGAATTGTTCGGTCAATTAAAAGGCTTGGCGATTTTGTTAATAAGATTTCTCAAGGAGACTTTACTTCTTCCTTGCAAATTGAATCAAAAGATGAGTTAGGCTATCTAGGAGCAAAAATACTTGAGATGTCTTCCAATTTATCACAATTAATAAATAAAATAAACGAAACAGCCAACCTATTAACAAATTCATCTGTTGAGCTTTCAGAAGCAACAAATACAAACTACAGATTGAACAAAGAAATAGTAAGTGCTATTGAACAAATTGCCCAAGGTACTTCACAGCAAGTAAAGGATGTAAGTGATGGTGCAAGTCAGGTTAGGGAGCTTGCTTCAATAATTGAGAGTGTTATAAATTCGGCAAATCTTCTTGATAAAGAGATAAAAATTACTGAAGATTTAGAGGCTAAAGGTCTAGAAACAGTTAATGATCTTAAAGTGAAGACAATACAAAATAGTAATTTTTCAGCAAAAATTAATGAGATCGTATTAGATTCTCACCTGGGGGTAGAAAAAATAAGCAAAGTTTCTGAAACAATATCTCAGATTGCAGAACAAACCAATTTGCTTGCTTTAAATGCTGCCATTGAAGCAGCAAGAGCAGGAGATATGGGAAAAGGTTTTGCCGTTGTTGCTGATGAAGTAAGAAAATTAGCAGAGCAGTCTTCATCATCAGTAAATGAAATTAATATAATTGTAAATGAAATAAAGAAAAATTCAGAAAATATTAGTAAAATGATAATTGAGATTAATGAGGTTTTGAAAGAACAAACGGTTTCTTCAACCGATGCGGATAAGATCTTTAACAACATTTCCAATGCAATGCAAAATACTAAGGCAAGGGTTGAGGAAGTGTTTCTTCATAGTAAGAATATGGAATCAAAGAAAATTAAAATTGTTGAGATGATTGATGAACTATCTGCAATAATGGAAGAAACAGCAGCAAGCAGCCAGGAAGTTGCCGCTTCAGCAGAATCCCATTCAAAAATGACAGAACATTTAAATACATCAAGTTTTCAAATGAAGGATACAGCCAATGAGCTTTCGCAATTTGTTAGTAAGTTTACAATTAAAAAATAG
- a CDS encoding LTA synthase family protein, with amino-acid sequence MREIKRSLVIIILNILSSTLGVSLFILRIKQHLNSQNIKLIDFSVGQYKMAIYQPFYIMLLIWLAGSVGFLYIYIFQNFIKKSPEENDSHQLFKKFSNITLQFVKFFIFVGSFIFIAELVTRQNIKATLAAITTPSIMFNFIVLSTITLFLTGTLGKFLSKILVVVVMTILIIANFIKFIYFDEPFYPWDMYLINEGIRISKEYVNLPLIFSILFILVVGFIILLILKKNIRNRFKPKLLLNILPFALILLVVNGLIINSPKQLVKLGIAKSWYIGKQEMQDNGLLVQSYMYIKNYKHYTFSKPEGYSKEKLNEITTRLSEEFPQNNNTQVKPNVVLIMSESFWDPTRLKNISFNEDIMKGFSKYKKGDIVSPAIGGGTANVEFEALTGLSNYFFQPGILTYNVYIRRNTPGLASVFKDNGYETIAVHPFLAEMYNRNKVYKFLQFDKFLTSVDFDIKKDVKGPYVSDEKFKDKILELLSTEGKPKFIFGLTMQNHDPYVNKYNKLTVTAKSDKLNEDEKHIISTYAEGIKDSANALDELIQSIKASGIPTIVYFFGDHLPRFGTVNDMKNIYNRLNPESDPLQKEFRNYLAPYASWSNIKETRKFDKPFSPSHIAFEILKDSGVKYPSYFNVLKGLEEKNLYLHQTLSTNIDTTNQYFKDYKMIEYDIINGKQYLLDK; translated from the coding sequence TTGAGAGAGATAAAGAGGTCATTGGTAATAATAATTCTAAATATATTATCGTCAACTCTTGGTGTATCTCTATTTATTTTGAGAATTAAGCAACATTTAAATAGTCAAAATATAAAGCTGATTGATTTTTCTGTTGGCCAATACAAAATGGCTATATATCAGCCTTTCTATATAATGTTACTGATTTGGCTGGCAGGAAGTGTTGGTTTTCTATATATTTATATTTTTCAAAATTTTATAAAGAAAAGTCCGGAAGAAAATGATTCTCATCAATTATTCAAGAAATTTTCGAATATTACTTTGCAGTTTGTAAAATTTTTTATATTTGTTGGGTCTTTTATATTTATTGCCGAACTTGTTACCAGACAAAATATAAAGGCTACCCTAGCTGCTATTACTACCCCGTCAATAATGTTTAATTTTATAGTTTTGTCAACTATCACGCTGTTTCTTACTGGAACTTTAGGAAAGTTTTTATCAAAAATCCTGGTTGTTGTTGTAATGACAATCCTGATTATAGCCAACTTTATTAAATTCATATATTTTGATGAGCCTTTTTACCCATGGGATATGTATTTAATAAACGAGGGAATAAGAATTTCCAAAGAATATGTTAATCTTCCGCTAATATTTTCAATATTATTTATATTGGTTGTAGGATTTATTATTCTTTTAATACTCAAAAAAAACATTCGCAATCGTTTCAAACCAAAATTACTTCTAAATATTTTACCCTTTGCTCTTATATTGCTTGTTGTAAACGGATTAATAATAAATTCGCCAAAGCAGCTTGTAAAGCTGGGTATTGCAAAATCCTGGTATATAGGTAAACAGGAAATGCAAGATAACGGCTTGCTTGTTCAAAGCTACATGTATATAAAAAATTATAAACATTATACATTTTCCAAGCCTGAAGGGTATTCAAAAGAAAAACTCAACGAAATTACAACAAGGCTTTCAGAAGAGTTTCCCCAGAATAACAATACACAAGTAAAGCCCAATGTTGTTTTGATAATGTCTGAAAGCTTTTGGGACCCGACCAGGCTTAAAAATATTAGCTTTAATGAAGATATAATGAAAGGATTTTCAAAATATAAAAAAGGGGATATTGTTTCGCCTGCAATCGGAGGCGGAACAGCAAATGTTGAGTTTGAAGCATTGACAGGCTTATCAAACTACTTCTTTCAGCCTGGAATACTTACCTATAACGTGTATATAAGAAGAAATACGCCAGGGCTTGCTTCGGTATTTAAGGACAATGGCTATGAAACAATTGCAGTTCACCCATTTTTAGCTGAAATGTATAACAGAAACAAGGTTTACAAGTTTTTGCAGTTCGACAAATTTCTAACTTCAGTAGATTTTGATATAAAAAAAGACGTCAAAGGTCCCTATGTATCAGATGAAAAATTCAAGGATAAAATCTTGGAACTTTTATCTACTGAAGGCAAACCAAAATTTATATTCGGACTTACAATGCAGAATCATGACCCTTACGTAAATAAATATAATAAGTTAACAGTAACCGCAAAATCAGATAAACTTAATGAAGATGAAAAGCACATCATAAGCACTTATGCAGAAGGTATAAAAGACAGTGCCAATGCTCTAGACGAGCTGATTCAATCTATAAAAGCCTCGGGAATACCAACTATTGTTTATTTCTTCGGAGATCATTTGCCAAGGTTTGGCACAGTTAATGACATGAAAAATATCTACAATCGTTTAAACCCGGAAAGTGACCCATTACAAAAAGAATTCAGAAATTATTTGGCTCCATATGCTTCATGGTCTAATATAAAGGAAACAAGAAAATTCGATAAGCCCTTTTCTCCGTCACATATAGCTTTTGAAATATTGAAAGACTCAGGAGTCAAGTACCCTAGCTATTTTAATGTTCTAAAGGGCCTAGAAGAAAAAAATCTATATCTGCATCAAACACTAAGCACCAATATTGATACAACCAATCAGTATTTTAAAGATTACAAGATGATTGAATACGATATAATTAACGGTAAACAATATTTGCTTGACAAATAG
- a CDS encoding substrate-binding periplasmic protein, with protein sequence MRRYIYFVIILALIFAFSGCGSSEVVSSDEKNNESLASPVAKVNNEPQSSAANSDKQKEVVKGEKAINEIEVSWFDNPPHIYMDKQTGKLTGAAYKLLEEQIAPKMNIKFVWDKESSAIPRQTSNFEANTKAFASALLTRNPDREKISICSSKTYFQSQTAMVVKKDNPLNEIKKVDEIINLKIGYAEKSFVSPFMKDSRIKFDNTTASNYHETNLKKLVAGRIDAVYAPDKAALLGVVKQLGMENDVKILNLPEEKAPFFVVFSKAASDIANKYNEVTNGMDLEKEYNSLLSQFIDTSKL encoded by the coding sequence ATGAGAAGGTATATTTACTTTGTGATTATCTTAGCACTTATTTTTGCATTTTCAGGTTGTGGAAGCAGTGAAGTTGTTAGTAGTGACGAAAAAAACAATGAGTCACTAGCTAGTCCCGTAGCAAAAGTAAATAATGAACCCCAAAGCAGTGCTGCAAATAGTGATAAGCAAAAGGAAGTTGTAAAAGGTGAAAAAGCAATTAATGAAATTGAAGTCTCCTGGTTTGATAATCCTCCGCACATTTATATGGACAAACAAACTGGCAAATTGACAGGTGCTGCTTACAAACTACTTGAAGAACAAATTGCTCCAAAAATGAATATCAAATTTGTATGGGACAAAGAATCTTCAGCAATTCCAAGACAGACTTCCAATTTTGAAGCAAATACAAAAGCTTTTGCCTCTGCCCTTTTAACAAGAAATCCTGACAGAGAGAAAATTTCAATATGTTCTAGCAAAACATATTTTCAGAGTCAAACTGCAATGGTGGTAAAAAAAGACAATCCTCTCAATGAAATAAAGAAAGTTGATGAAATTATTAATTTAAAAATTGGTTATGCTGAAAAAAGTTTTGTCAGTCCTTTTATGAAAGATAGCAGAATTAAATTTGATAATACAACTGCAAGCAACTATCATGAAACAAATCTGAAAAAACTTGTTGCCGGACGTATTGATGCTGTCTATGCTCCAGATAAAGCAGCTCTTTTGGGTGTTGTAAAACAGTTAGGTATGGAGAATGATGTGAAGATACTGAATCTTCCAGAAGAGAAAGCTCCATTTTTTGTAGTGTTTTCTAAAGCAGCCAGTGATATTGCCAATAAATACAATGAAGTTACAAACGGCATGGATCTGGAAAAAGAATATAATAGTTTGCTATCCCAATTTATTGATACTTCTAAATTGTAA
- a CDS encoding DUF58 domain-containing protein, translating into MIEVISNHKLIPIVWLQLESEITPYLQFKNQANLDIRHQQFHRSYFSLLPFTKITRKHTVKCSKRGFYTLKSAVLSCNDAFNRDYQYGDSMNRINWKSTARTSNIKVHNTDCTSNIKIIILLNIQSMKNSWDDNTDMGLMEKAVSYCASITNHMISQGIDTGFCCNCYSSQDIKKPVLIPAGAGCGHVNLLLESIAVMELKKTIPFHSLLDDLSDSFAKNADFLAITSYVNNHMKKSIQRIKDLGCKVEILNLC; encoded by the coding sequence ATGATTGAAGTAATATCCAACCATAAGCTAATACCAATAGTATGGCTTCAACTTGAGTCGGAAATTACTCCCTATCTCCAATTTAAAAATCAAGCAAACCTTGATATAAGGCACCAACAATTCCACAGAAGTTATTTCAGCCTCTTACCCTTTACCAAAATTACCCGTAAACATACTGTCAAGTGCAGCAAACGAGGCTTCTATACCCTAAAATCCGCAGTTCTTTCATGCAATGATGCCTTTAACAGGGATTATCAGTATGGTGATTCAATGAACCGAATAAACTGGAAATCAACTGCCCGAACCAGTAATATTAAAGTTCATAACACAGACTGCACATCAAACATTAAGATCATAATACTGTTAAACATTCAATCAATGAAAAATAGCTGGGACGATAACACCGATATGGGTCTTATGGAAAAGGCAGTATCTTATTGTGCCTCAATCACCAACCACATGATATCGCAAGGCATTGATACGGGGTTTTGTTGTAACTGCTATTCATCGCAAGATATAAAAAAACCTGTTCTTATACCGGCGGGTGCCGGCTGCGGCCATGTGAACCTGCTGCTGGAATCAATAGCCGTTATGGAGCTAAAGAAAACAATACCATTTCACTCGCTGTTAGACGACTTATCTGATAGCTTTGCAAAAAATGCTGATTTCTTGGCTATAACGTCTTATGTTAATAATCATATGAAAAAAAGCATTCAAAGAATAAAAGATTTAGGCTGTAAGGTTGAAATACTAAACTTGTGCTAA